The Carassius gibelio isolate Cgi1373 ecotype wild population from Czech Republic chromosome B14, carGib1.2-hapl.c, whole genome shotgun sequence genome has a segment encoding these proteins:
- the LOC127971359 gene encoding transcription factor NF-E2 45 kDa subunit-like, with translation MCSAINGVLPLRLSCEGLANPGRLHGEVSTNVTGFRAQRSPQHLDMDLAWQELMAITELQEFEVPNENPFEAIPYLSMEPMVSQGGFGMSQPQPESIPASCDAHPAAVYENAYPDMMPPYQRLNPHMDMHYSLPVPGGHGSSRMLTSTQAFHPPLMSLLEHMNMTTRSHGIAKDGVINLHCTGQIKQACTDDLESDSGLSLGSSPPLASPENVVHGVPSYLPADVMMGYAESESIGEQCRMRQSLLGSVDYHQSYSSFPGTSFPTTANMQPVNQQTYQPIASVKQPVLPTALHDLQLNSSGLTRLGSYQSMYQKPKSSSVSVPLSRDERRALALKIPFALDKIVNLPVDDFNELLTQFTLNDAQLALVRDIRRRGKNKVAAQNCRKRKLENIVHLENELGQLQAQREHLTRERLEFQQNLAVIKCRLSDLYTQVFSQLRDEEGHPFSVDEYLLQLTNDGNVYLVPRNTALEGE, from the exons ATGTGTTCAGCAATCAACGGTGTACTTCCCCTGAGGCTCAGTTGTGAG GGACTGGCAAACCCTGGAAGACTGCATGGGGAGGTGTCCACCAATGTCACTGGATTCAGGGCACAACGTTCCCCCCAACATTTGGATATGGACTTGGCCTGGCAGGAACTGATGGCCATCACAGAACTTCAG GAGTTTGAGGTACCCAATGAGAATCCCTTTGAAGCTATTCCATACCTGTCCATGGAGCCCATGGTTTCTCAAGGTGGGTTCGGGATGAGTCAACCGCAACCAGAATCCATTCCAGCCAGTTGTGATGCTCATCCTGCTGCGGTCTATGAAAATGCATACCCGGATATGATGCCACCCTATCAGCGTTTAAACCCACACATGGATATGCACTACAGCCTCCCTGTCCCCGGCGGCCACGGTTCCTCCAGAATGCTTACGAGTACGCAAGCTTTTCATCCACCTCTCATGAGTCTTTTGGAGCACATGAACATGACAACACGCAGTCATGGTATTGCGAAAGATGGGGTTATCAACCTTCATTGCACAGGACAGATCAAACAGGCTTGCACAGATGATCTGGAGTCAGATTCTGGTTTGTCACTTGGTTCAAGCCCACCGCTTGCCTCTCCTGAGAATGTGGTGCATGGAGTACCTTCGTACTTACCTGCAGATGTAATGATGGGTTATGCTGAAAGCGAGAGTATTGGGGAACAATGTCGCATGCGGCAGAGTTTGCTTGGGTCTGTGGACTACCACCAGTCTTACAGTTCATTCCCTGGAACTTCTTTTCCCACAACTGCAAATATGCAACCAGTCAACCAACAGACTTACCAACCAATTGCATCAGTGAAGCAACCGGTTTTACCCACAGCCCTGCATGATCTGCAATTGAACAGCTCAGGTTTAACAAGACTGGGTTCATATCAATCCATGTACCAAAAACCAAAATCGAGCAGCGTTTCTGTACCCCTGAGCAGAGATGAGAGGCGAGCTCTTGCTCTCAAAATCCCATTCGCGCTGGACAAGATTGTGAATCTACCAGTGGATGACTTCAATGAGCTCTTGACCCAATTCACACTGAACGACGCTCAACTGGCACTTGTGAGGGACATTCGCAGACGAGGGAAGAACAAAGTTGCAGCTCAGAACTGCCGCAAGCGGAAGTTGGAGAATATTGTGCATTTAGAAAATGAGTTGGGACAGCTTCAAGCCCAAAGAGAACATTTAACCAGAGAGAGACTGGAGTTTCAGCAAAACCTAGCAGTCATCAAATGTCGGCTCTCAGATCTTTACACCCAAGTGTTTTCACAACTACGTGATGAAGAGGGACACCCTTTTTCAGTTGATGAGTATTTACTACAACTAACTAATGATGGCAACGTTTACTTGGTGCCTCGGAATACAGCCCTGGAGGGTGAATGA
- the LOC127971360 gene encoding heterogeneous nuclear ribonucleoprotein A3 homolog 1-like, translating to MSKEGQPREPEQLRKLFIGGLSFETTDDSLREHFEQWGALTDCVVMKDPNTKRSRGFGFVTYSNVTEVDAAMDARPHKVDGRLVEPKRAVSREDSNKPFAHTTVKKIFVGGIKDDTEENHLRDYFKHFGKIEAIEIMVDHKTGNKRGFAFVTFDDHDSVDRIVIQKYHTVNGHNCEVRKALSKQEMQNTSMNMRGRGGGGGGGGGNFNRYGNNGGYNNDFGSGGGGGNRDGYFGRGGRAGGSGGYGGDNYNNGFGGGGDGNYGGGPGNYGGNRGYGGGGGGGGYGNQGGGYGGGGGGNSSGGGYNDNYNNGNGNFGGGNFGGGGGGGGGNYNDFGNYSNQQSSYGPMKGNFGGGGGGGRNSGPYGGGYGSGSGGGYGSSSGGRRF from the exons ATGTCCAAAGAG GGCCAACCACGTGAGCCAGAACAGCTGCGGAAGCTCTTCATTGGAGGGCTCAGCTTTGAAACCACAGACGATAGTTTGCGGGAGCATTTTGAACAATGGGGCGCCTTAACGGATTGTGTG GTGATGAAAGACCCAAACACCAAACGCTCCAGGGGCTTTGGGTTCGTCACCTATTCCAACGTGACTGAAGTTGATGCCGCTATGGATGCACGGCCCCACAAGGTTGACGGCAGGCTCGTGGAACCCAAACGAGCCGTGTCTCGAGAG GATTCCAACAAGCCGTTTGCTCACACAACTGTGAAGAAGATATTTGTGGGTGGTATTAAAGATGACACCGAGGAGAACCATCTTCGTGATTACTTCAAACATTTTGGCAAAATTGAGGCCATTGAGATAATGGTTGACCACAAGACAGGAAACAAAAGAGGCTTTGCTTTTGTTACGTTCGATGACCATGATTCCGTTGATCGCATCGTCA TTCAAAAATACCACACTGTGAATGGACACAACTGTGAAGTCAGAAAAGCTCTGTCTAAACAAGAGATGCAAAACACTAGCATGAACATGAGAG GCCGTGGAGgtggtggtggaggaggaggtggaaaCTTCAACAGATATGGCAACAATGGCGGCTACAACAATGACTTTGGAAGTGGTGGCGGTGGCGGCAACCGAGATGGTTATTTTGGAAGAG GAGGCAGAGCTGGTGGCAGTGGCGGTTATGGAGGTGACAACTACAACAATGGATTTGGTGGTGGAGGAGATG GTAATTATGGTGGCGGCCCTGGTAACTATGGTGGAAACCGTGGATATGGAGGAGGTGGCGGTGGAGGAGGTTATGGCAACCAGGGTGGTGGttatggtggtggtggtggcggCAACAGCAGCGGTGGTGGCTATAATGACAATTACAACAACGGCAATGGAAACTTTGGAGGTG gCAACTTTGGAGGTGGTGGTGGCGGCGGAGGTGGTAACTACAATGACTTTGGCAACTATAGCAACCAGCAGTCCAGCTATGGTCCCATGAAAGGGAACTTTGGAGGTGGCGGAGGAGGTGGAAGAAACAGTGGCCCATATGGTG GTGGCTATGGCAGTGGATCTGGTGGTGGATATGGAAGCAGCTCTGGTGGTAGACGGTTTTGA